One genomic segment of Suricata suricatta isolate VVHF042 chromosome 16, meerkat_22Aug2017_6uvM2_HiC, whole genome shotgun sequence includes these proteins:
- the TULP2 gene encoding tubby-related protein 2 isoform X2 yields MSQEDDMWKKEVLGDELAAMRLKKLEQQRRLLEKKQRRKRQEPLMVLANSDASLRSQRPWRREERRAGDSGFGNPFQQNVPEAHLRSGVHGALGMVICGGDGSCERGPLALPTEAVSSDPDLEEMSVENIPASPPPNQEPPGPRRRCWSACQQSGASAQEESKSQDVGNEYEAPTLGPDPGMDGDWGSGDLDSEKNEEESESAVNSPGAAEEEVSGTPEGESGAGSSGVECSSSSPSRAPGPRLGEDMEAYVLRPALYGRTMRCLITRDRRGIDKGMFPFFYLYLELADGRKHFLLAGRKRKRSKTSNYLISLDPTDLSRDGDNFVGKVRSNVLGTKFTIFDNGVNPERNFLLETARVREELGVVCYENNVSGFRGPRKMTVIIPGLDAHNQRISVQPQNEHDSLLSRLQRGSSQGLVLLQNKLPSWRYESATHGLTFHRRVTRPSVKNFQIVYRDYPHYLVLQFGRVAPDVFTMDFCFPLSPLQAFAICLSRFDGKVSC; encoded by the exons CTGGCCAATTCCGACGCTTCCCTGCGGTCCCAGCGAccatggaggagggaggagcgCCGCGCCGGTGACAGCG GCTTTGGGAACCCTTTCCAACAGAATGTGCCAGAGGCACATCTGCGCTCTGGTGTCCACGGTGCCCTGGGTATGGTGATCTGCGGTGGAGATGGCAGCTGCGAGCGTGGCCCGCTGGCTTTGCCGACAGAAGCAG TCAGTTCCGATCCCGACCTGGAGGAAATGTCAGTGGAGAATATTCCAGCTTCTCCACCTCCTAACCAGGAGCCTCCAGGGCCTCGTCGCAGGTGTTGGTCAGCCTGCCAACAATCTG GGGCCAGTGCACAGGAAGAGAGCAAATCCCAGGATGTTGGAAATGAATATGAGGCACCCACACTAGGACCAGACCCTGGAATGGATGGTGACTGGGGAAGTGGAGACTTGGACTCTGAAAAG AATGAAGAGGAATCGGAGTCTGCAGTGAACTCCCCAGGAGCGGCCGAAGAGGAGGTGTCAGGGACCCCGGAAGGCGAGAGCGGCGCAGGCAGCAGTGGTGTAGAGTGCTCGTCCAGCTCTCCTTCCCGCGCCCCAGGCCCTCGACTGGGAGAAGACATGGAAGCGTATGTGCTGCGGCCGGCGCTGTACGGCCGCACAATGCGGTGCCTCATCACCCGCGACAGGCGCGGCATAGACAAGGGCATGTTCCCTTTCTTCTATCTCTATTTGGAGCTGGCCGACGGCCGGAAG CACTTCCTCCTGGCTGGGCGcaagagaaaaaggagcaaaacCTCTAATTACCTCATTTCCCTGGACCCCACAGACTTGTCTCGGGATGGGGACAACTTTGTGGGCAAAGTCAG ATCTAATGTCCTGGGCACCAAGTTCACCATCTTTGACAATGGGGTGAATCCGGAAAGGAATTTTCTCCTGGAGACCGCTCGGGTCAGAGAGGAGCTGGGGGTTGTGTGCTAT GAGAACAACGTTTCGGGATTCCGAGGGCCCCGGAAAATGACCGTGATCATTCCAGGACTCGATGCCCATAACCAGAGAATCAGCGTGCAGCCACAAAAC GAACATGACTCCCTACTGAGTCGCCTCCAACGGGGATCTAGCCAGGGACTGGTCCTGTTGCAAAACAAACTCCCGTCGTGGAGGTACGAGAGCGCTACCCACGGACTCACTTTTCACCGTCGGGTCACTCGGCCCTCGGTCAAGAACTTCCAGATCGTGTACCGGGACTACC CTCACTACCTCGTGCTCCAGTTTGGCCGCGTGGCCCCAGACGTGTTCACCATGGACTTCTGCTTCCCGCTTTCCCCCCTCCAAGCCTTTGCCATCTGCTTGTCCCGCTTCGATGGGAAGGTGTCATGTTGA
- the PLEKHA4 gene encoding pleckstrin homology domain-containing family A member 4 isoform X3: MEEGRPRSSLSLASVSTISSLGSLSTKKPTRAVSKVHAFGKRGNALRRDPILPVHIRGWLHKQDSSGLRLWKRRWFVLSGHCLFYYKDSREESVLGSVLLPSYNIRPDGPGAPRGRRFTFTAEHPGMRTYVLAADTLEDLRGWLRALGRASRAEGDDCGRPRSPARPQPGEGPGGPGGPPEVSRREERHGLESPEVTRLSRGRGRPGLLTPSPTADLQSGPRIRRTRSPDLFTPLSRPPSPLSLPRPRSAPVRRPTPTSGDTAPLARPHTPLSRIDVRPPLDWGPQRQTLSRPPTPRRGPSSEAGGGRPPRSPQHWSQEARAQAPSGSTYLQLPPRAPGTRASMVLLPGPPLDSTFHQSLETDTLLTKLCGQDRLLRRLQEEVDQKQEEKEQLEAALELTRQQLSQTTREATAPGRAWGRQRLLQDRLVSVRATLCHLTQERERVWDTYNSLEQELGTLRETLEYLLHLGSPQDRASAQQQLWMVEDTLAGLGGPQKPPHNAEPDSPSPALQGEESSERESLPESLELSSSRSPEADWGRPPGGDRVLPSPRSGLGSPRVSRASSPESRRPASPQPGTKSHLTPSMGLKLPS, translated from the exons atggaggagggcagaccCCGGAGCAGCCTCAGCCTGGCCAGCGTCTCCACCATCTCCTCGCTGGGCAGCCTGAGCACCAAG AAGCCTACCCGGGCTGTAAGCAAGGTGCACGCCTTCGGGAAGAGAGGCAATGCGCTCAGAAGGGACCCCATCCTCCCGGTGCACATCCGAGGCTGGCTTCATAAGCAG GACAGCTCCGGGCTGCGGCTCTGGAAACGCCGCTGGTTCGTCCTCTCCGGCCATTGCCTCTTCTATTACAAGG ACAGCCGTGAGGAGAGCGTCCTGGGCAGCGTCCTGCTGCCGAGCTACAATATCAGGCCCGATGGGCCGGGAGCCCCCCGAGGGCGACGCTTCACCTTCACC GCTGAGCACCCAGGCATGAGGACCTACGTCCTGGCCGCCGACACGCTGGAGGACCTGCGGGGCTGGCTGAGGGCGCTGGGCCGGGCCTCTCGCGCAGAGGGGGACGACTG TGGGCGACCCAGGTCACCCGCACGCCCCCAGCCTGGAGAGGGCCCTGGCGGCCCCGGTGGCCCCCCGGAGGtgagcagaagggaagagaggcatGGCTTAGAATCACCGGAGGTGACTCGGCTCTCCAGAGGTCGTGGACGACCCGGGCTGCTCACTCCCAGCCCCACAGCCGACCTCCAGTCAGGACCTCGGATCCGGAGGACTCGGAGCCCCGA CCTGTTCACACCCCTCTCTCGCCCTCCgtcccctctgagcctcccccGGCCCCGTTCTGCTCCTGTCCGCAGACCCACTCCGACCTCGGGTGACACAGCACCTCTTGCCAGACCCCACACGCCTCTGAGTCGCATCGATGTCCGGCCTCCCCTGGACTGGGGCCCCCAGCGCCAGACACTCTCTAGGCCCCCCACTCCCCGGAGAGGACCTTCCTctgaggctggaggaggaagacCCCCCAGGAGTCCCCAGCACTGGAGCCAGGAGGCCAGAGCACAG GCCCCCTCTGGCTCCACATATCTGCAGCTACCCCCGAGAGCTCCCGGGACCCGGGCGTCCATGGTTTTATTG cCGGGTCCTCCCCTAGACTCAACTTTTCACCAAAGCTTGGAGACTGAT ACTCTGTTGACCAAGTTGTGTGGACAGGACCGGCTCCTGAGGAGGTTACAGGAGGAGGTTGACCAGAAGCAAGAGGAGAAG GAGCAGCTCGAGGCGGCCTTGGAGTTGACCCGGCAGCAGCTGAGCCAAACAACGAGGGAGGCCACGGCTCCAGGGCGGGCCTGGGGGCGCCAGCGCCTCCTGCAGGACCGACTGGTCAGTGTGAGGGCCACTCTCTGTCACTTGACTCAG GAGCGAGAGCGGGTTTGGGACACGTACAACAGCCTGGAACAGGAGCTGGGCACCTTGAGAGAGACCCTGGAGTACCTGCTACACCTCGGCTCCCCCCAG gaCAGAGCATCAGCTCAGCAGCAACTATGGATGGTAGAAGACACGCTGGCGGGTCTGGGGGGCCCGCAGAAGCCACCCCACAACGCCGAACCTGACTCCCCATCCCCCGCACTCCAAGGCGAGGAGTCCTCGGAGAGGGAG AGCCTGCCTGAGTCCTTGGAGCTGAGCTCATCCAGGTCCCCTGAGGCTGACTGGGGGCGGCCACCAGGGGGCGACAGAGTCCTCCCCAGCCCCCGCTCAG GTCTCGGATCCCCAAGGGTCTCCCGGGCCTCCAGCCCTGAGAGCCGCCGCCCAGCTTCCCCACAGCCAGGAACCAAG
- the TULP2 gene encoding tubby-related protein 2 isoform X1, giving the protein MSQEDDMWKKEVLGDELAAMRLKKLEQQRRLLEKKQRRKRQEPLMVLANSDASLRSQRPWRREERRAGDSGFGNPFQQNVPEAHLRSGVHGALGMVICGGDGSCERGPLALPTEAVSSDPDLEEMSVENIPASPPPNQEPPGPRRRCWSACQQSGASAQEESKSQDVGNEYEAPTLGPDPGMDGDWGSGDLDSEKNEEESESAVNSPGAAEEEVSGTPEGESGAGSSGVECSSSSPSRAPGPRLGEDMEAYVLRPALYGRTMRCLITRDRRGIDKGMFPFFYLYLELADGRKHFLLAGRKRKRSKTSNYLISLDPTDLSRDGDNFVGKVRSNVLGTKFTIFDNGVNPERNFLLETARVREELGVVCYENNVSGFRGPRKMTVIIPGLDAHNQRISVQPQNEHDSLLSRLQRGSSQGLVLLQNKLPSWRYESATHGLTFHRRVTRPSVKNFQIVYRDYRELRRLCLPGQGSHYLVLQFGRVAPDVFTMDFCFPLSPLQAFAICLSRFDGKVSC; this is encoded by the exons CTGGCCAATTCCGACGCTTCCCTGCGGTCCCAGCGAccatggaggagggaggagcgCCGCGCCGGTGACAGCG GCTTTGGGAACCCTTTCCAACAGAATGTGCCAGAGGCACATCTGCGCTCTGGTGTCCACGGTGCCCTGGGTATGGTGATCTGCGGTGGAGATGGCAGCTGCGAGCGTGGCCCGCTGGCTTTGCCGACAGAAGCAG TCAGTTCCGATCCCGACCTGGAGGAAATGTCAGTGGAGAATATTCCAGCTTCTCCACCTCCTAACCAGGAGCCTCCAGGGCCTCGTCGCAGGTGTTGGTCAGCCTGCCAACAATCTG GGGCCAGTGCACAGGAAGAGAGCAAATCCCAGGATGTTGGAAATGAATATGAGGCACCCACACTAGGACCAGACCCTGGAATGGATGGTGACTGGGGAAGTGGAGACTTGGACTCTGAAAAG AATGAAGAGGAATCGGAGTCTGCAGTGAACTCCCCAGGAGCGGCCGAAGAGGAGGTGTCAGGGACCCCGGAAGGCGAGAGCGGCGCAGGCAGCAGTGGTGTAGAGTGCTCGTCCAGCTCTCCTTCCCGCGCCCCAGGCCCTCGACTGGGAGAAGACATGGAAGCGTATGTGCTGCGGCCGGCGCTGTACGGCCGCACAATGCGGTGCCTCATCACCCGCGACAGGCGCGGCATAGACAAGGGCATGTTCCCTTTCTTCTATCTCTATTTGGAGCTGGCCGACGGCCGGAAG CACTTCCTCCTGGCTGGGCGcaagagaaaaaggagcaaaacCTCTAATTACCTCATTTCCCTGGACCCCACAGACTTGTCTCGGGATGGGGACAACTTTGTGGGCAAAGTCAG ATCTAATGTCCTGGGCACCAAGTTCACCATCTTTGACAATGGGGTGAATCCGGAAAGGAATTTTCTCCTGGAGACCGCTCGGGTCAGAGAGGAGCTGGGGGTTGTGTGCTAT GAGAACAACGTTTCGGGATTCCGAGGGCCCCGGAAAATGACCGTGATCATTCCAGGACTCGATGCCCATAACCAGAGAATCAGCGTGCAGCCACAAAAC GAACATGACTCCCTACTGAGTCGCCTCCAACGGGGATCTAGCCAGGGACTGGTCCTGTTGCAAAACAAACTCCCGTCGTGGAGGTACGAGAGCGCTACCCACGGACTCACTTTTCACCGTCGGGTCACTCGGCCCTCGGTCAAGAACTTCCAGATCGTGTACCGGGACTACCGTGAGCTCAGAAGACTCTGTTTACCTGGGCAGGGCT CTCACTACCTCGTGCTCCAGTTTGGCCGCGTGGCCCCAGACGTGTTCACCATGGACTTCTGCTTCCCGCTTTCCCCCCTCCAAGCCTTTGCCATCTGCTTGTCCCGCTTCGATGGGAAGGTGTCATGTTGA
- the TULP2 gene encoding tubby-related protein 2 isoform X3 has translation MSQEDDMWKKEVLGDELAAMRLKKLEQQRRLLEKKQRRKRQEPLMVLANSDASLRSQRPWRREERRAGDSGFGNPFQQNVPEAHLRSGVHGALGMVICGGDGSCERGPLALPTEAGASAQEESKSQDVGNEYEAPTLGPDPGMDGDWGSGDLDSEKNEEESESAVNSPGAAEEEVSGTPEGESGAGSSGVECSSSSPSRAPGPRLGEDMEAYVLRPALYGRTMRCLITRDRRGIDKGMFPFFYLYLELADGRKHFLLAGRKRKRSKTSNYLISLDPTDLSRDGDNFVGKVRSNVLGTKFTIFDNGVNPERNFLLETARVREELGVVCYENNVSGFRGPRKMTVIIPGLDAHNQRISVQPQNEHDSLLSRLQRGSSQGLVLLQNKLPSWRYESATHGLTFHRRVTRPSVKNFQIVYRDYRELRRLCLPGQGSHYLVLQFGRVAPDVFTMDFCFPLSPLQAFAICLSRFDGKVSC, from the exons CTGGCCAATTCCGACGCTTCCCTGCGGTCCCAGCGAccatggaggagggaggagcgCCGCGCCGGTGACAGCG GCTTTGGGAACCCTTTCCAACAGAATGTGCCAGAGGCACATCTGCGCTCTGGTGTCCACGGTGCCCTGGGTATGGTGATCTGCGGTGGAGATGGCAGCTGCGAGCGTGGCCCGCTGGCTTTGCCGACAGAAGCAG GGGCCAGTGCACAGGAAGAGAGCAAATCCCAGGATGTTGGAAATGAATATGAGGCACCCACACTAGGACCAGACCCTGGAATGGATGGTGACTGGGGAAGTGGAGACTTGGACTCTGAAAAG AATGAAGAGGAATCGGAGTCTGCAGTGAACTCCCCAGGAGCGGCCGAAGAGGAGGTGTCAGGGACCCCGGAAGGCGAGAGCGGCGCAGGCAGCAGTGGTGTAGAGTGCTCGTCCAGCTCTCCTTCCCGCGCCCCAGGCCCTCGACTGGGAGAAGACATGGAAGCGTATGTGCTGCGGCCGGCGCTGTACGGCCGCACAATGCGGTGCCTCATCACCCGCGACAGGCGCGGCATAGACAAGGGCATGTTCCCTTTCTTCTATCTCTATTTGGAGCTGGCCGACGGCCGGAAG CACTTCCTCCTGGCTGGGCGcaagagaaaaaggagcaaaacCTCTAATTACCTCATTTCCCTGGACCCCACAGACTTGTCTCGGGATGGGGACAACTTTGTGGGCAAAGTCAG ATCTAATGTCCTGGGCACCAAGTTCACCATCTTTGACAATGGGGTGAATCCGGAAAGGAATTTTCTCCTGGAGACCGCTCGGGTCAGAGAGGAGCTGGGGGTTGTGTGCTAT GAGAACAACGTTTCGGGATTCCGAGGGCCCCGGAAAATGACCGTGATCATTCCAGGACTCGATGCCCATAACCAGAGAATCAGCGTGCAGCCACAAAAC GAACATGACTCCCTACTGAGTCGCCTCCAACGGGGATCTAGCCAGGGACTGGTCCTGTTGCAAAACAAACTCCCGTCGTGGAGGTACGAGAGCGCTACCCACGGACTCACTTTTCACCGTCGGGTCACTCGGCCCTCGGTCAAGAACTTCCAGATCGTGTACCGGGACTACCGTGAGCTCAGAAGACTCTGTTTACCTGGGCAGGGCT CTCACTACCTCGTGCTCCAGTTTGGCCGCGTGGCCCCAGACGTGTTCACCATGGACTTCTGCTTCCCGCTTTCCCCCCTCCAAGCCTTTGCCATCTGCTTGTCCCGCTTCGATGGGAAGGTGTCATGTTGA
- the PPP1R15A gene encoding protein phosphatase 1 regulatory subunit 15A gives MAPGQAPHQSAPWRGSHPFFLLSPLMGLLSKAWSHLRGPGPPEPWLLDPVARADQGEAGPEGKAKTFLATHRAPEGRHFPAETGDGGAAEKDGEGFWGASHDLKASHDLEAWGLSDGDDEEDGGEQTTTCVPQEQGSEFVRGRPAPRSPSLLVRTLQGPPGEEKSEGGAAAEDEMVTFFSFPPSLWECCPGEEAEEGEAINKEAARTPTFPLSPGSKPKAWGYWAGEEGDQATEEKKTENNKATKSAVSPSSSGVHPRAWECGSGEESEEEEDEFNDSGAAEEEGEAGSPSSIPPTSAFIRAWVYRPGEDTEEEEEEEEEEFSDSGEAESLSSVPPTSAFIRAWVYRPGEDTEEDEDSDLGAAEEEGEAESSFSVPATGTFLRAWVYRPGEDTEEEDENEEEDDSETTDSAPSPSLQAQSALLGSGIYRSGEDTEGREVAKSRGEAEPRPLRVAIYLPGERPPPAWAPPRLPVRLQRRLKSTETPTRRPDPESPGKARKVHFSEKVSVHLLAVWAGPAQAARRGPWEQLARDRSRFARRIAQAQEQLGPCLTPAARARAWARFKDPTPPLATTPPPTQILPSSSIQSTPLSPVRASPFDPPSPSPGLDLSGRRG, from the exons ATGGCACCAGGCCAAGCGCCCCATCAGTCTGCCCCCTGGAGGGGGTCCCAcccctttttcctcctctccccgcTGATGGGCCTTCTCAGCAAGGCCTGGAGCCACCTGAGGGGCCCAGGACCTCCAGAACCCTGGCTGTTGGACCCAGTAGCCAGAGCCGATCAAGGAGAAGCTGGGCCGGAGGGAAAAGCTAAGACTTTTCTGGCCACTCACCGTGCCCCGGAGGGCAGGCACTTCCCAGCAGAGACAGGAGATGGTGGAGCAGCTGAGAAGGATGGAGAAGGATTCTGGGGGGCCAGCCACGATCTAAAAGCCAGCCATGATCTTGAAGCCTGGGGACTTTcagatggtgatgatgaagagGATGGGGGGGAACAAACAACCACCTGCGTCCCTCAAGAGCAAGGAAGTGAATTTGTGCGTGGCCGGCCTGCTCCCCGGTCCCCCAGCCTTCTAGTGAGAACGCTGCAGGGCCCCCCTGGGGAGGAGAAGTCTGAGGGAGGAGCAGCTGCTGAGGACGAAATGGTCacgtttttctcttttcctccatcaCTCTGGGAGTGTTGTccgggagaggaggcagaggaaggagaagctATAAACAAAGAAGCTGCCAGAACACCCACTTTCCCTTTATCTCCAGGATCCAAGCCCAAAGCTTGGGGGTAttgggctggggaggaaggagatcaagcgacagaggaaaaaaagacagaaaataacaaagccACAAAGAGCGCCGTTTCCCCCTCATCTTCAGGCGTTCACCCGAGGGCCTGGGAGTGTGGTTCAGGAGAAGAgtctgaggaggaggaagatgaattCAATGACTCGGGAGCagctgaggaggaaggagaagctgGGAGTCCCTCTTCCATCCCACCCACAAGTGCTTTCATCAGGGCCTGGGTGTATCGGCCAGGAGAGGacacggaggaggaggaggaagaggaggaggaagaattcAGTGACTCGGGAGAAGCTGAGAGTCTGTCTTCAGTCCCACCCACAAGTGCTTTCATCAGGGCCTGGGTGTATCGGCCAGGAGAGGACACGGAGGAAGATGAGGACAGTGATTTGGGAGCagctgaggaggagggagaagctgAGTCTTCCTTTTCTGTCCCCGCAACAGGTACCTTCCTGAGGGCCTGGGTGTATCGGCCAGGAGAGGAcacagaagaggaagatgagaatGAGGAGGAAGATGATTCAGAAACCACTGACTCAGCGCCAAGTCCCTCCCTTCAGGCTCAGAGCGCCCTCCTCGGGAGCGGGATCTATCGGTCTGGAGAGgacacagagggaagggaagttGCTAAGAGCCGGGGAGAAGCTGAGCCCCGCCCGCTCCGAGTGGCCATCTATTTACCTGGAGAGAGGCCACCACCTGCCTGGGCTCCTCCTCGGCTACCCGTCCGACTGCAGAGGCGACTCAAGTCCACAGAAACCCCCACCCGGCGTCCTGACCCTGAGAGTCCCGGAAAGGCCAGAAAG GTACATTTCTCTGAGAAGGTCTCTGTCCATCTCCTCGCTGTCTGGGCAGGGCCAGCCCAGGCCGCCCGCCGGGGACCCTGGGAGCAGCTCGCCCGAGATCGAAGTCGGTTCGCCCGTCGCATTGCCCAGGCCCAGGAGCAGCTGGGCCCGTGTCTCACCCCTGCGGCTCGGGCCAGGGCCTGGGCACGCTTCAAAGACCCTACGCCTCCTCTGGCCACCACACCCCCTCCTACCCAGATCTTACCATCGTCCTCCATCCAGTCCACACCCCTGAGCCCTGTTAGGGCATCTCCCTTCGATCCTCCGTCCCCGTCTCCTGGCCTGGACCTCAGTGGGAGGCGTGGCTAA